The Xenopus laevis strain J_2021 chromosome 5L, Xenopus_laevis_v10.1, whole genome shotgun sequence genome has a segment encoding these proteins:
- the LOC121393716 gene encoding uncharacterized protein LOC121393716 isoform X1 produces MERNHCRRMDTPINCRRLQNRISESTSSEVYSYSLKFSKQTAGSRAGHHRICFSQSSRTSASTGDSSRNLFKGLFSPQAKWDFQNDCRLKTSKSVHPQEDFSYGNHQVSDKHTRQRRLYGFFGSQRCLSAYSNFSCSQEISSDCCVHQRSSAPLSVQSSSFWDNNGTSGVHQGCDLDSSGSKRRRDNSYTLSRRLADYSSVSSAVKETFKQNHRAASVSRMDNKLGQINPRTIQSNKIFGTHHQICGNEVISSPGQDLQFEGSCSRDNQKPSFDNQRLNESPRSHDGINRGCRLGEVTHETFTNRDTYELESESFLHRYEDMSQRRDTIQVGMVASGESPSTGSIFSTAGMDSANYGCLSMGMGSPSEPSNGTGHLGSNGKLHVLKFQGIESGLQSHYEFPKTTKRQKHKDSFRQFHHSGLLEQAGGDQSSLVESGAIQDLELDRETQSSSDGGAYKRKGEFHSGSSQPEKDCSRGMVPRSTHILENYRSMGMPEIDLMANRKNRKTQRFCSLNRLDRPDYIDAMSIRWKFQLVYIFPPIPMIPKVLQKIRLERVQTILLTPFWPRRSWFSLLMRMSRGQYWILPHFPKLLTQGPRAYQHLARLKMTAWRLTGPF; encoded by the coding sequence atgGAAAGAAACCATTGCAGACGCATGGATACTCCAATTAATTGCAGAAGGCTACAGAATAGAATTTCTGAGTCTACCTCCTCAGAGGTTTATTCTTACTCCCTTAAATTCTCCAAACAAACAGCTGGCTCTCGAGCAGGCCATCACAGAATTTGTTTCAGCCAGAGTTCCCGAACCAGTGCCTCCACTGGAGATTCATCGAGGAACCTATTCAAAGGTCTTTTTAGTCCCCAAGCCAAATGGGACTTTCAGAACGATTGTAGACTTAAGACAAGTAAATCAGTTCATCCACAAGAAGACTTTTCGTATGGAAACCATCAAGTCAGTGATAAACATACTAGACAGAGGCGACTATATGGCTTCTTTGGATCTCAAAGATGCTTATCTGCATATTCCAATTTTTCATGCTCACAAGAAATTTCTTCGGATTGCTGTGTTCATCAAAGGAGTTCTGCACCATTATCAGTTCAGAGTTCTTCCTTTTGGGATAACAACGGCACCTCGGGTGTTCACCAAGGTTGTGACCTCGATAGCAGCGGTTCTAAGAGAAGAAGGGATAACTCTTATACCTTATCTAGACGACTGGCTGATTACAGCAGTGTCAGCAGCGCtgttaaagaaacatttaaacagaACCATCGAGCTGCTTCAGTATCTAGGATGGATAATAAATTGGGACAAATCAACCCTAGAACCATCCAGAGCAATAAAATTTTTGGGACTCATCATCAAATCTGCGGAAATGAAGTTATATCTTCCCCAGGACAAGATTTACAGTTTGAGGGAAGCTGTTCAAGAGATAATCAGAAACCCTCTTTCGACAATCAGAGGCTTAATGAGAGTCCTAGGTCTCATGACGGCATCAATAGAGGCTGTCGCTTGGGCGAAGTTACACATGAGACCTTTACAAACAGAGATACTTATGAGTTGGAATCGGAAAGTTTCCTCCATAGATATGAAGATATGTCTCAGCGCAGAGACACGATCCAGGTTGGAATGGTGGCTTCAGGAGAATCACCTAGTACAGGGTCTATCTTTTCAACAGCCGGAATGGATAGTGCTAACTACGGATGCCTCTCAATGGGGATGGGGAGCCCATCTGAGCCATCTAACGGCACAGGGCATTTGGGATCCAATGGAAAGCTCCATGTCCTCAAATTTCAGGGAATTGAGAGCGGTCTACAAAGCCATTATGAGTTTCCAAAGACAACTAAAAGGCAAAAGCATAAAGATTCTTTCAGACAATTCCACCACAGTGGCTTACTTGAACAAGCAGGGGGGGACCAGAGTTCCCTTGTTGAATCAGGAGCTATTCAAGATCTTGAATTGGACAGAGAGACACAGTCCTCGTCTGATGGCGGTGCatataaaaggaaaggagaaTTTCATAGCGGATCATCTCAGCCGGAAAAAGATTGCTCCAGGGGAATGGTCCCTAGATCAACACATATTCTGGAGAATTACAGATCGATGGGAATGCCAGAGATAGATCTCATGGCCAACAGGAAGAATCGCAAAACACAGAGGTTTTGCTCCTTAAACAGACTAGATCGTCCGGATTATATAGACGCCATGTCAATCAGGTGGAAATTCCAACTAGTTTACATCTTTCCCCCAATACCTATGATTCCCAAGGTTTTACAGAAGATCagattggagagagtgcagacaatTCTCTTAACCCCATTTTGGCCTCGGAGGAGTTGGTTCTCTCTGTTAATGAGAATGTCCAGAGGACAGTATTGGATTCTCCCGCACTTTCCGAAGCTATTGACCCAGGGGCCTCGGGCATATCAGCATCTTGCGAGATTGAAGATGACAGCTTGGAgactgacaggtccattttag
- the cyp3a4.2.L gene encoding cytochrome P450 family 3 subfamily A member 4, gene 2 L homeolog isoform X1, whose protein sequence is MDSPGCSFFAYITVSMSYGIWPYGFFKKMGIPGPTPLPFIGTFLEFRKGMVQFDTECFKKYGKMWGTYDGRQPVLAVMDPAIIKTILVKEFYTNFTNRRNFGLNGPFEFAITIAEDEQWKRIRSVLSPTFTSGKLKEMFQIMKDYSDILVKNIQGYVDKDEPCATKDVIGAYSMDVITSTSFSVNIDSLNKPSDPFVIHMKKLLTTGLMSPVLILVVIFPFLRPILEGLNLNFVPNDFTQFFMNAVTSFREKRKKGDHSGRVDLLQLMVDSRTTEGNDLSNQHKALTDAEIMAQAVIFIVAGYETTSTALSYLFYCLATHPDVQQRLHEEIDSFLPNKASPTYDILMQMEYLDMVIQETLRLYPPAGRLERVSKQNVEINGVSIPKGTVTMIPAYVLQRDPEYWPEPEEFRPERFSKENRETHTPFTFLPFGDGPRNCIGMRFALLSMKVAIVTMLQNFSVRPCAETLIPMEFSTIGFLQPKKPIVLKFLSRTSAQE, encoded by the exons ATGGATTCTCCTGGCTGCTCTTTTTTTGCTTATATTACTGTGAGTATGAG ctatGGCATTTGGCCATATGGATTCTTTAAGAAAATGGGAATTCCTGGACCTACTCCATTGCCGTTCATAGGAACATTTCTGGAATTTAGGAAA GGGATGGTACAGTTTGATACAGAATGCTTCAAAAAATATGGGAAGATGTGGGG AACTTATGATGGGAGACAACCCGTGCTTGCAGTCATGGACCCTGCTATAATTAAAACTATTCTTGTGAAAGAGTTTTACACAAATTTCACAAACAGACGG AATTTTGGTTTGAATGGCCCCTTTGAGTTTGCCATCACTATTGCAGAGGATGAACAGTGGAAAAGGATTCGGAGTGTGCTCTCACCTACATTCACCAGTGGGAAACTAAAAGAG ATGTTCCAGATAATGAAAGATTACTCAGATATCCTTGTGAAAAACATCCAGGGTTATGTGGACAAAGATGAGCCATGTGCAACAAAGGA TGTGATTGGAGCATACAGCATGGATGTCATCACCAGCACCTCATTCAGTGTGAATATTGACTCCCTTAACAAACCATCAGATCCTTTTGTTATTCACATGAAGAAGCTCTTGACAACTGGCTTGATGAGCCCAGTGCTCATCTTAGTgg TGATTTTTCCATTCCTTAGACCCATTCTTGAGGGCCTGAATTTGAACTTTGTTCCAAACGATTTCACTCAGTTTTTTATGAATGCTGTCACAAGCTTCCgggagaagagaaaaaaaggagatCACTCG GGACGTGTGGATTTACTTCAACTTATGGTGGATTCTAGGACAACAGAAGGAAATGATTTAAGCAATCAGCACAAAG ctCTGACAGATGCAGAAATAATGGCTCAGGCAGTTATCTTTATAGTTGCTGGATATGAAACCACAAGTACAGCACTGTCTTACCTGTTTTATTGCCTTGCCACCCACCCTGATGTTCAGCAGAGGTTGCATGAGGAAATAGATTCATTTCTTCCTAACAAG GCCAGTCCTACTTATGACATTCTGATGCAGATGGAATATCTTGATATGGTCATTCAGGAGACCCTCAGGTTGTATCCCCCTGCAGGACGACTAGAAAGAGTCTCAAAGCAGAATGTTGAGATTAATGGTGTTAGCATCCCCAAGGGGACAGTCACAATGATCCCAGCATATGTGCTACAGCGGGACCCTGAGTATTGGCCAGAGCCTGAAGAGTTCCGCCCTGAAAG GTTCAGTAAAGAAAACAGGGAAACCCATACTCCATTTACCTTTCTGCCTTTTGGAGATGGTCCCAGGAATTGCATAGGAATGAGATTTGCTCTCCTGAGCATGAAAGTGGCTATTGTCACCATGTTACAGAACTTCAGTGTCCGGCCTTGTGCAGAAACTCTG
- the LOC121393716 gene encoding lamina-associated polypeptide 2, isoforms alpha/zeta-like isoform X2, with product MSTLEPPPVKRHRKSKHLQCRACDILLPDDYGKRFCKDCLSYLAHKDVEALPEASSSWIKEFIKSTMKDMFNQLQPGPVPIADDIVNSPTIVNPISLDGSTQDSSSDEEEILALFPVESTAKLIRRVRLTMESLESEDSQATTSQVAKKSKDFPVHPVMKDLMTREWKNPEKPPSITKRQKLLFPIQEEEIQSWGTPPKVDVAIARLSNKTLIPVEDGSGLKDPMDRKMESLLKRVYNTGTAICKPALAASAVARSTRHWLKQFTEDINNNISRVELLESLEKVNMAVEFLCDSSIESIKLAAKTMALSTASRRALWLRTWSADSVSKNSLCAMAFEPGRLFGSELDKLLESLSGSKNKRLPQENQSNRSKNSFFRNRRTSPKRDNYFQRDRRRNDTNSFRPNRAFNSSRGERGFGKTFPPKKRPSF from the coding sequence atgtctACCCTAGAGCCACCACCTGTCAAAAGACACAGGAAGTCAAAGCATCTGCAGTGTAGAGCATGTGACATACTTCTCCCAGATGACTATGGGAAAAGGTTTTGTAAGGACTGTCTGTCCTATCTGGCTCACAAGGATGTTGAAGCACTTCCTGAAGCTTCTTCTTCGTGGATTAAGGAGTTTATAAAATCAACTATGAAGGATATGTTTAACCAGTTGCAACCTGGCCCAGTCCCTATTGCGGATGATATTGTGAATTCTCCTACAATAGTTAATCCTATATCTTTAGACGGATCAACTCAGGATTCATCCTCGGATGAGGAAGAAATCTTAGCCTTGTTTCCGGTGGAAAGCACTGCGAAATTGATCAGGAGAGTAAGGTTAACGATGGAATCTCTGGAAAGCGAGGATTCGCAGGCAACCACTTCTCAGGTAGCTAAGAAATCTAAAGATTTTCCGGTTCACCCAGTCATGAAAGATTTAATGACTAGAGagtggaaaaatcctgaaaagccTCCGTCtataacaaaaagacaaaagctTTTGTTTCCCATTCAGGAAGAGGAGATACAGTCCTGGGGGACTCCTCCGAAAGTAGATGTAGCCATTGCCAGACTGTCTAATAAAACACTCATTCCTGTGGAAGATGGTTCAGGATTAAAGGATCCTATGGATCGCAAGATGGAGTCCTTACTTAAAAGAGTTTATAATACGGGTACAGCTATTTGTAAGCCAGCCTTGGCTGCCTCGGCAGTGGCTAGATCAACCAGGCATTGGCTCAAACAATTCACGGAGGATATCAACAACAACATATCCCGTGTGGAGCTTCTGGAATCCCTGGAAAAGGTCAATATGGCAGTTGAGTTCTTGTGTGACTCATCCATTGAAAGTATTAAGCTAGCTGCGAAAACTATGGCTTTATCTACAGCATCCAGAAGAGCTTTATGGCTAAGAACCTGGTCAGCTGATTCAGTATCCAAAAACAGCTTATGTGCCATGGCATTTGAACCAGGTCGTCTCTTTGGATCAGAGCTGGATAAACTTTTGGAATCTTTGTCAGGCTCTAAGAATAAGCGTCTTCCTCAGGAAAACCAATCAAATAGGagcaaaaattcctttttccgGAATAGAAGAACATCACCTAAAAGAGATAACTACtttcaaagagacagaagaaggaacGATACAAATTCCTTTCGGCCCAATAGAGCATTCAATTCTTCCAGAGGGGAGAGAGGATTTGGGAAAACCTTCCCACCAAAGAAAAGGCCATccttctga
- the cyp3a4.2.L gene encoding cytochrome P450 family 3 subfamily A member 4, gene 2 L homeolog: MNLIPHLSTGTWILLAALFLLILLYGIWPYGFFKKMGIPGPTPLPFIGTFLEFRKGMVQFDTECFKKYGKMWGTYDGRQPVLAVMDPAIIKTILVKEFYTNFTNRRNFGLNGPFEFAITIAEDEQWKRIRSVLSPTFTSGKLKEMFQIMKDYSDILVKNIQGYVDKDEPCATKDVIGAYSMDVITSTSFSVNIDSLNKPSDPFVIHMKKLLTTGLMSPVLILVVIFPFLRPILEGLNLNFVPNDFTQFFMNAVTSFREKRKKGDHSGRVDLLQLMVDSRTTEGNDLSNQHKALTDAEIMAQAVIFIVAGYETTSTALSYLFYCLATHPDVQQRLHEEIDSFLPNKASPTYDILMQMEYLDMVIQETLRLYPPAGRLERVSKQNVEINGVSIPKGTVTMIPAYVLQRDPEYWPEPEEFRPERFSKENRETHTPFTFLPFGDGPRNCIGMRFALLSMKVAIVTMLQNFSVRPCAETLIPMEFSTIGFLQPKKPIVLKFLSRTSAQE; the protein is encoded by the exons ATGAATCTCATTCCTCACCTGTCAACAGGGACATGGATTCTCCTGGCTGCTCTTTTTTTGCTTATATTACT ctatGGCATTTGGCCATATGGATTCTTTAAGAAAATGGGAATTCCTGGACCTACTCCATTGCCGTTCATAGGAACATTTCTGGAATTTAGGAAA GGGATGGTACAGTTTGATACAGAATGCTTCAAAAAATATGGGAAGATGTGGGG AACTTATGATGGGAGACAACCCGTGCTTGCAGTCATGGACCCTGCTATAATTAAAACTATTCTTGTGAAAGAGTTTTACACAAATTTCACAAACAGACGG AATTTTGGTTTGAATGGCCCCTTTGAGTTTGCCATCACTATTGCAGAGGATGAACAGTGGAAAAGGATTCGGAGTGTGCTCTCACCTACATTCACCAGTGGGAAACTAAAAGAG ATGTTCCAGATAATGAAAGATTACTCAGATATCCTTGTGAAAAACATCCAGGGTTATGTGGACAAAGATGAGCCATGTGCAACAAAGGA TGTGATTGGAGCATACAGCATGGATGTCATCACCAGCACCTCATTCAGTGTGAATATTGACTCCCTTAACAAACCATCAGATCCTTTTGTTATTCACATGAAGAAGCTCTTGACAACTGGCTTGATGAGCCCAGTGCTCATCTTAGTgg TGATTTTTCCATTCCTTAGACCCATTCTTGAGGGCCTGAATTTGAACTTTGTTCCAAACGATTTCACTCAGTTTTTTATGAATGCTGTCACAAGCTTCCgggagaagagaaaaaaaggagatCACTCG GGACGTGTGGATTTACTTCAACTTATGGTGGATTCTAGGACAACAGAAGGAAATGATTTAAGCAATCAGCACAAAG ctCTGACAGATGCAGAAATAATGGCTCAGGCAGTTATCTTTATAGTTGCTGGATATGAAACCACAAGTACAGCACTGTCTTACCTGTTTTATTGCCTTGCCACCCACCCTGATGTTCAGCAGAGGTTGCATGAGGAAATAGATTCATTTCTTCCTAACAAG GCCAGTCCTACTTATGACATTCTGATGCAGATGGAATATCTTGATATGGTCATTCAGGAGACCCTCAGGTTGTATCCCCCTGCAGGACGACTAGAAAGAGTCTCAAAGCAGAATGTTGAGATTAATGGTGTTAGCATCCCCAAGGGGACAGTCACAATGATCCCAGCATATGTGCTACAGCGGGACCCTGAGTATTGGCCAGAGCCTGAAGAGTTCCGCCCTGAAAG GTTCAGTAAAGAAAACAGGGAAACCCATACTCCATTTACCTTTCTGCCTTTTGGAGATGGTCCCAGGAATTGCATAGGAATGAGATTTGCTCTCCTGAGCATGAAAGTGGCTATTGTCACCATGTTACAGAACTTCAGTGTCCGGCCTTGTGCAGAAACTCTG